The genomic segment GTTCCGCCGTCGGGCGCGCAACGACCAGGTGCCGCGGGTGCGGCTGATGCCGACCGCGGCGCCCGCCGCCGAGGACGAGGTGATGGCCGCCCGGGTCGGCCAGGAACTGGAGCAGGCCCTGCTCGCCCTGTCGCCCGAGGTTCGGGCCGCGCTGCGGGCCACCGTCCTCGACGGGCTCTCCATGCGCGAAGCGTCGGTGCTGCTGGGCGTACCGGAGAACACCGTCAAATCCCGCGTACGCCGGGCCCGGATCTTCCTGCGGGAGGCGCTGTCATGACCACCCATCCCACCCTGGCGCAGATCGACCGCTACGCCGCCGGGGATCCCGGGCTCGACGAGCCGAGCGTCTGGGCAATCGAGGTACACCTCGAGGACTGCCCCGACTGTCGTGCCCGCCTGGCCGGCAGTACCACCGCCGACACCCGGGCCGTGATCGATCGGGTCGCGATGGTCCTGGATCGCGAGCTCGCCGCCACGCCGGCACCCGCCGGCCGTACCCGGTCCTGGTCGGTGCTGCGGCACCGGTGGTTCGTCGGCACCCTCCTGCCGTGGCTGGGCATGACCGCCGCGGTGCTCGGCTGCGCCGCTCTGCTCAGCACGCTGCGGACCGGGCTGCCCTCGGTCGTGCTGCTGATCGCGCCGGTGGCGCCGCTGCCCGGCGTGGCAGTCGCCTGGCATCGTCGGGCCGACCCGGCCTGGGAGTTGATCGCCGCCACTCCCGCCGCTGGTCTGACCATGCTGCTGCGGCGTACCGCAGCGGTCCTGGCGTTCGTCACTCCCGCGCTCGCCCTGGCCGGCGCCGGCACCGGAGCGTCGCTTGCCCTGATGCTGCTGCCCTGCCTCGCGTTCACCGCCGCCGCGCTCCTGCTGGGAACCTTCGTCGGAGTACGCCGGGCCGCGATCGGACTGCTGGCGGGCTGGACACTCGCGGTGGTGGCGCCCAGCCTCGCCACCGCCCGGATCCCGACGGTCATGGGAACGGAGAGCGTCCGCGTCTGGGCGCTGACCACGGTCGTGCTCACCGCCATGGCCCTGCTGCGGGTCGACGGATTCCGGCGCATGTCCCACGGCGACTAGTCGCCACATCCGCGAGCCGGCCATCCGGTCCGGCCAGGCACCCTGCTCGCCGACGATCACCGAAGGAAACGATGACGATGCGTGCCGTACGTGCGGTCGAGACGACCGCCACCACCCATCCCTGGGCGATCCACACCGAGGGCCTACAGGTCCGGGCCGGGCGGCACCTGGCCGTCAACGGCCTCGACCTCACGCTGACCACCGGCGTACACGGACTGCTCGGCCCGAACGGCGCCGGCAAGACCACCCTGATGCGCGCCCTGGCGACCGTCCTGACTCCGTCGGGCGGGCGGCTGACGCTGCTCGGACACCCGGTCGACGGCCGCTCCGACCTGCGCCCGGTACGCCGCGTTCTGGGTTACCTGCCCCAGCATTTCGGCTTCTACCCGCGGTTCACGGTTCGCGAGTTCGTCGGGTACGTCGGCTGGCTCAAGGAGATGCCGAAGGGCGACATCCCGGCGGCGGTGCAGCGCGCCATCGATCGGGTGGGGCTGACCGCCAAGGCTGACGCCCGGCTGAAGACGCTCTCCGGCGGCATGCTGCGCCGGGCCGGCATCGCGCAGGCCA from the Solwaraspora sp. WMMD1047 genome contains:
- a CDS encoding zf-HC2 domain-containing protein, giving the protein MTTHPTLAQIDRYAAGDPGLDEPSVWAIEVHLEDCPDCRARLAGSTTADTRAVIDRVAMVLDRELAATPAPAGRTRSWSVLRHRWFVGTLLPWLGMTAAVLGCAALLSTLRTGLPSVVLLIAPVAPLPGVAVAWHRRADPAWELIAATPAAGLTMLLRRTAAVLAFVTPALALAGAGTGASLALMLLPCLAFTAAALLLGTFVGVRRAAIGLLAGWTLAVVAPSLATARIPTVMGTESVRVWALTTVVLTAMALLRVDGFRRMSHGD
- a CDS encoding ABC transporter ATP-binding protein: MRAVRAVETTATTHPWAIHTEGLQVRAGRHLAVNGLDLTLTTGVHGLLGPNGAGKTTLMRALATVLTPSGGRLTLLGHPVDGRSDLRPVRRVLGYLPQHFGFYPRFTVREFVGYVGWLKEMPKGDIPAAVQRAIDRVGLTAKADARLKTLSGGMLRRAGIAQAIVNDPRILLLDEPTVGLDPEQRLDFRELLRDLGTDSCVLVSTHLVEDVAAACTDVVLINEGRLVWRGTPEVLAAQGDHGHAGDSPAERGYSALLRQHRAEATR